The genome window TCCTCGATGAATTGATGGCCGGTCACGACCGTGCCATTGATACTGCCGAAGCGCTCAGGATTACTCATAACTTGTCCCCGCACTTTGCGCCGGGAACGCCGGGCTGGGCCTATTACTCCAATCTCAACTACCGCCTGCTCGGTGAAATCATCGAATCCATCACCGAAAAGCCCATGGCAGTCAATTTCGAGGAACGCATCAGCGCGCCGCTTGGCTTGCAGCATACCTATCTCTACGACTGGACGAAGCTCCGCCCCGGCGAGTCGCCCGCCACGCTCTATTTGAACAACGCCCCGGCCAATGTCCCCCAATACCTGTCTTCGAATATCTCGGATGGCGGCCTGGTTTCTACCGCCTCCGAATGTATGCGTTTCCTGCGCGCTTTCTTCGAGGACCGTCTGTTCGAGAAAGTCCTGCTGGAACGCATGATGACCTGGAACAAGATCTTTTTCCCGCTGCGTTACGGCTATGGGCTGATGTACTTACAGTTGCCGCGCTACTTTTGGATAACCCCGCTCCCGGAATTCATCGGGCATTCCGGCTCGACCGGATCGTTCGCCTTCGCCTGCCCATCGCGCTCACTTTATCTCACTGGGACACTCAACGTGATTACCCCAGCCCGGCCGTTTTTCTTCATGCTGAACCTGGTTCGCGCGATAAGTTGATACGATGAAAATCATCCTCCCCACCATCGGCACGCGCGGCGATGTGCAGCCTTACATCGCCCTGGCGCTCGGATTGCAAAAGGCCGGGCATGACGTCACCCTCGCCAGCCACCCTTGCATGCGCGGGCTGGTCGAATCCTATGGCGTGAACTTCGCTCCTATGGGGCCGGACATCGACATCGGCCACGAAGCGGCCATGATTCGCGCCAATGCCCCGCACTTTATGGTTGGCTTCATGCGCGTGATGAAGTTTTCCTTCGCCATGCTCGAACAATCGCACGCCGGCCTGCTGGAAACCTGCCGCGGCACAGATTTGGTCATCGTCTCGCACTCCGCCGCTGGACGCATGGAAGCCGACAAACTCGGCCTGCCCACCGTCAGCGTGACCCTGATGCCGGAAGCCATCCCGGCCAAAGACCCAAAGGACTCTTTCCTCAAGCGCGCCCTGATGGGCTTGGCCGGGGCAGGGATGGGCATGCTGATGACCCGCCCAATTGACAAGATTCGCAAACGAGCCGAACTGCCGCCGATGGGGCCGACCGGAATCACCTCCGAGACCTTGAACCTGATTCCGTTAAGCCCGCAGATTTCCCCGCCTAACCCGCTCTGGGAGCCGCGTCACCGCCTGACCGGTTACTGGTTCGCCCCTGCGCCCGAAACCTGGACTCCACCCGATGATTTGGCCGCCTTCCTCGAGGCAGGCGAGCCGCCAGTGGTGGTCAGCCTGGGAGCGATGGCGCTCAGCGGCGAGGACTCGCTTGATGCGGCGCAAATCACGCTTGCTGCAGTGCAACAGGCTGGCTTCCGCGCCATCGTCCAGGGCTGGGACGAGGCGATGAAGCAATTGCCCATCCCCTCGAACGTCTTCCACGCCGGTTCCATCCCACACGATTGGCTGCTGCCGCGTGCCAGCGGTCTCGTCCATCACGGCGGCTTCGGCACGACTGCCTCCGGCTTCAGCGCCGGGATTCCAATGTTGGTCATCCCGCACATCATTGACCAATTCATCTGGGGCGGCAAGGTCGCGCAATTGGGCGTCGGGCCGCAACCGATTTCGCGCCCCAAACTCAATGCGGCGAACATGGCCGTCGCCCTGCGCCAGATGCAGTCCCCCGAAATGCGCCAGAAAGCCGCCGACCTGGGCGCAGCCATCCGCGCCGAACCAGACGGGGTGACGAAGGCGGTGCGGTTGATTGAAGAACTTATCCGAGTGGAGCCAAAATGAACCAACCAACTGGAATGTTTCTTCCTCCCCCAGATGGCACAAAAAGATGCTGGAAATGCTTTACAAGGTGCGTATGTTAAGGTCTGGTAAACATTTGCAAGGGAGGCCGATGCTCAATTAGTATTAGTGTAAAACTCAAATTGGAGCAGATAATGCAAACTTTTTCCTGGCGCAGTGTTCTGGCAGAATTTATCGGTACGTTCTCACTGGTGACTGTCGGATGCGGCGCAATCGTTGTGGAATCGCAAACAGGCAGCCTGACTCATGGCGGTGTTGCCCTCGCGTTTGGCATGGTTGTCATGGTTATGATTTCCGCCACCGGACATATTTCCGGGGCACACCTCAACCCGGCGGTGACCCTGGCTTTCACTTTTACACGTCATTTCCCCCTACGTTGGGTGGGCGGATATCTCGCAGCGCAATTTGCCGGCGCAGTTGCGGGAAGCACTGTATTGGGAATATTGTTCGGATTTGATACCCAACTGGGAGTTACCCAACCTTCCGGATCACTGGCACAGTCCTTTCTGCTCGAAGTCCTTCTCACCGCTGCGCTCATGTTTGTGATTACGGCTGTGGCAACTGATACAAAGGCTGTCGGGCAACTGGCTGCCATCATGATTGGCGCAACGGTCATGGTGAACGCTTTGTGGGGAGGATCCATCAGCGGGGCGTCCATGAATCCAGCCCGTTCATTTGGACCTGCTCTCATTAATGGAAATTGGGAATATCAATGGCT of Anaerolineales bacterium contains these proteins:
- a CDS encoding serine hydrolase domain-containing protein; the encoded protein is MTDKTKKLQSLLNSQVGRGGLHNIVAAVQSYDQSLDFVGAAGEANPVTRAAMTPETPYFIASVTKMYTAAILMQLYDEKRLDLEAPVSAYLRANLLDGIHIYKGVDYSRQLKVYQLVNQTSGLADFEADKPRGGKSVLDELMAGHDRAIDTAEALRITHNLSPHFAPGTPGWAYYSNLNYRLLGEIIESITEKPMAVNFEERISAPLGLQHTYLYDWTKLRPGESPATLYLNNAPANVPQYLSSNISDGGLVSTASECMRFLRAFFEDRLFEKVLLERMMTWNKIFFPLRYGYGLMYLQLPRYFWITPLPEFIGHSGSTGSFAFACPSRSLYLTGTLNVITPARPFFFMLNLVRAIS
- a CDS encoding glycosyltransferase, which translates into the protein MKIILPTIGTRGDVQPYIALALGLQKAGHDVTLASHPCMRGLVESYGVNFAPMGPDIDIGHEAAMIRANAPHFMVGFMRVMKFSFAMLEQSHAGLLETCRGTDLVIVSHSAAGRMEADKLGLPTVSVTLMPEAIPAKDPKDSFLKRALMGLAGAGMGMLMTRPIDKIRKRAELPPMGPTGITSETLNLIPLSPQISPPNPLWEPRHRLTGYWFAPAPETWTPPDDLAAFLEAGEPPVVVSLGAMALSGEDSLDAAQITLAAVQQAGFRAIVQGWDEAMKQLPIPSNVFHAGSIPHDWLLPRASGLVHHGGFGTTASGFSAGIPMLVIPHIIDQFIWGGKVAQLGVGPQPISRPKLNAANMAVALRQMQSPEMRQKAADLGAAIRAEPDGVTKAVRLIEELIRVEPK
- a CDS encoding MIP family channel protein produces the protein MQTFSWRSVLAEFIGTFSLVTVGCGAIVVESQTGSLTHGGVALAFGMVVMVMISATGHISGAHLNPAVTLAFTFTRHFPLRWVGGYLAAQFAGAVAGSTVLGILFGFDTQLGVTQPSGSLAQSFLLEVLLTAALMFVITAVATDTKAVGQLAAIMIGATVMVNALWGGSISGASMNPARSFGPALINGNWEYQWLYLVAPIVGAVLGALAYQLIREPSEKGHIQENKI